Below is a window of Populus alba chromosome 2, ASM523922v2, whole genome shotgun sequence DNA.
TACAATTCTTAGGATAACAAATACTTGATTAGCTTACTGTATGGAGAACCAATATTTATGCTAAGTTAGGAtcatgatttgttgttaacataagttagcaccATGAATacttgacaacatttacaagtttTGACATTATTCAAATAAGGtaattaaagataattaatataattatattaataacttaaaatgagtcattaatgataaattatctGTTTAAAatctcttttgtgtgtggtttccaattgaataatagaAATAGCTTGagctatatttatttgaaataccattagtagatcctctaaccGCTGACAATTATCTTATCGCTATTAAATCTTTACATTAATATCACAACTTATATATCTATTTAGCTTtgtttcttttagtatttatgGTTCTTTATCCTTAACCACCCTATGGATCGACTCCAATTTTCccagtttattattattttgacactcttgcacttaaGAAAAGATATCAATTATTTGATTGTGTCAAAATACCCTAACCCACTAATTATAAAGAATCAAGAACTAGAAGTTTATAGATGATGAACATTACAAAGCCAATTAATAGTTAATAAGTTCTAAAGAGTTTGATGAAGAACCAAGAGTATGAGCAATCTTATcgcacataaaatattatttatgaataataaaCAATCTCCCCCAAAAGAAAACCTAAAGACAAgctaaaaaactttatttatattagGTAAAATGTCTTAACTAAAggtagaaaaataacaaaaaaattataaaataaaatagaaaaaatatcataaaccaACTAGGAAAATAATGCAATTCTCGCTTAGTGACTTATGGTCTTTATTGCAAAGCCTTCCTAATGCTTGATTGCTATGAAATTTTAATCTTATAGGAAACATGACCTTTAAAATCTATGGgaaaattataatatgatttatCAATCAGATATAAAGTTATGcttgttaatataaaatatacattagaaaaaaaaaaaaaaagcctaaaacCGCCTCTCCTTGCTCAATCCGCAAGCTACCAAGATTTCTTGCCCAATCTGTAAGCAATGGCTTTCCCAACTTATTCTCATATGTGGATTATGTTAATTAAAGCGTAGTCATCTTTTAAACTCATCTTGACATTTGACTTGgtcaaaatatttgaattagcttataaaatattgatttttttctttgtttttgactTTATAATAGATCTAATTGACACTTTTAGTACATCATTTAGTGATATTTGTTAATTCTCATCAAATTCTTTTCTCGTATTAAAATGATACAATatgaaaacatttttcttaAAGAAGATACATACATAGGGTACAATTCCTTTACCtaatgcaatgaaaaaaaacttaatgtatcgattatttttgaaaaataaaggtaattactaatgtatttattaaatttgactcATAATCAAGTAGATTGATctagattaatttattatttttaaaaaaatatcaaaataatattttaaaaaaaatattatgaaaaattcaaaaaagtaTTAATGAATTTTGACTAATTAATTAGATCAAAATTAACcaatcaagttaaattaaatcacaaTTAACTTTCGTGAGAAATTGGTTATCATGCGTAAATTTTGTTGAACTATAAAAGGGAAAAGGTGACACGGCCTCGCTCAATCCTCAATACACTATCCAAAATCATGCGATAATTTCCGTGCGATCTGTGAGGCCGAGGATTATCGCCAGACAATAGTATTATTCCACTGCAACATTAGCAGAATAAACAAACTGCAGTCAATACGCAGCTAGCAGAGCGGTGAAAAGAATAATGGTCGCATGCCTTTCGTCTCCTCTACCTGATGCTCTTATTATATCcagcagaagaagaagcacATTCCTGAACTCTCACTATCACACTAGTTCTAGATGTTGGCCTAAGTTTGGTTCTGCTGAAGCTCTCCTTTTACTCCAAAACTGCACCAGTTTCAATCATCTCAAACTTGTCCATGGTAAGATCATCCGCAATGCCCTCTCTGCTAATCAATTACTTGTTAGGAAATTGATCCACCTCTGTTCTTCTTATGGGAGATTGGATTATGCTGCTTTACTTTTCCATCAAGTTCAAGAACCCCATACTTTTACTTGGAATTTCATGATTAGGACGTACACTATTCATGGATATTCTCTGAAAGCTCTCCTTCTCTATAACCTCATGATTCGCCGTGGCTTTCCTCCCGATAAGTTCACTTTCCCTTTCGTTGTTAAGGCGTGTTTGGCCTCCGGTTCCATCAGAAAAGGGAAAGAGGTCCATGGCCTTGCTATTAAAACTGGGTTTTCAAAGGATATGTTTTTGTACAACACTTTGATGGATCTTTATTTCAGCTGCGGGTATGAGGGCTATGGACGCAAGGTGTTTGACAAAATGCGTGTTCGAAATGTGGTTTCGTGGACCACTTTTATTGCAGGACTTGTTGCTTGTGGAGATCTGGATGCTGCTCGACGGGCTTTTGATCAAATGCCAACACGCAATGTCGTTTCCTGGACGGCAATAATTAATGCGTATGTGAGGAACCAACGACCTCATGAGGCGTTTGAATTGTTTTGGAGAATGCTGCTTGCTAATGTGAAGCCCAATGAGTTTACTCTGGTTAATTTGTTAAAGGCGTGCTCCGAGTTGGGTAGTCTTAAATTGGGTAGATGGATTCATGATTATGCACTCAAGAACGGGTTCGACCTTGGGGTTTTCCTTGGGACTGCTCTTATTGACATGTATAGCAAATGTGGCAGTTTGGATGATGCCAGGCAAGTATTTCGCGAGATGCAAATAAAAAGTTTAGCTACATGGAATGCTATGATAACTAGCTTGGGGGTGCATGGATATGGGGAGGAGGCCCTTTCTCTTTTTACAAAGATGGAGGAGGCAAAAGTACGGCCAGATGCAATCACTTTTGTAGGTGTCATATGCGCTTGTTTACAGACCGACAAAGTAAGAGAGGGTGATATGTACTTCAAATATATGAGAGAACACTATGGGATAACTCCTGTTGTAGAACATTATACTTGTATGATTGAACTATATAGTCGTGCCAACTTGTTGAATGCACTGGACGAATTAGTGAAGGGCATGCCAAGGGAGCTGAGTGACGATGTAGCAGCAGCATGGATTAAGTCAAGGTTAATCGATGATATTGATGATACAGAAAATTCTTTGGAGCATGAAGGCGAAGAATTGCAGTACTGGGAAACACGAACAGAACATTTGTCACAGTATCAGCTTCAGGGCTTCAAATGGGATGTCGGTTGACTTCAATGGCTGGGTTTTGACCATGTTATTGTTTTCCAATGCTAGAGAAAATGTGAGTTCCATACAAATCTGTTATGGCATTTACATTTTGTCTCTTGCACTTGGAAAGATTTAGCCTCCAAAACATAAACACCTGTTTCTGGAGCTTTGCAAGAAGAATAGCTtcgaaaagattttttttctattttttgaaaGCTTGTCCAGCATGTTTTTGGGGAAGGTGGTGGGGGGCTTCTCTGGGCAAGGGTGTTTCTAGAGATGGATGCCATTGCTATTTTGGCTGTATATTAATGTATCATTGTTTTTGTCGACAATATGTGCACTATTATTGTATTTAAAGGATATTTGAGTTCGAATGAATATACTGATGGTACAGGTATGACACACTGATTAGTTGGATACAAATTAACCATTTAGCATATTTGCTTTTCAATATTAGATATTTGAAACGATGGCTCTGGTATTGTTAGTTGAAAAGAAATTGCTCCATGTCCATTAAACCTTTAAACCTGTTAAATCTTGTATCGTATTACAGAATTAATGATTGTAAtgcttttgttaaataaacagaTTGCATGCAGGATAGTTTTGCCTTTTTGCATGTTGAGCTACAAGCTTCTCACTTGTGATGTTTGGAGTAGCAGCAGCACAAGTCTCAGATGTTAACACTAGTTTGGGTttgaattctttcaattttatgtactATGATGAGAAGACAGTTTTAACCTGGAATCTATTCATATGATAATTCCGAATTTTCCATTTGGCTTATTCCGTTTCTTTTCCATATTATCATAGATTAGGATTGTTCCTATCTTTCAGTTTAGTCATGTTACGCTCAGTTTAATTATGCATTGCTTGACCttgtttttttggctttttcCTAGCATTTTTTGCCCTTGTTTCAAATGATGTCTCTATCACCCAAAAGAACCCGTCAGTGCACAAGTGGCTAAACAGTTCGCCAATGGAACCTGTTTATTGCAAGTGTCTAAAATTCCATCTCTTTAGTCATCTTGTGAGCTCAAGTAACAGatttgcttgcttgattaattgCTTAGCAGGGAGTCATAATATTAATTTCTCTAGTTTTCATTCTGTTGCATGTTGAAACAGAGCTTTATCACCTCAGAAAGCATGGAAATGTTATCCAATTCTGAACTACTGGGCagagaaattatattttggacttCTGTGGCTCTATTTGTTCAGTGATGGCTCTGCATTGTGCTCATtacatttttcttgatttcaatgaTATAAAATCTGCTAATATCCCTggtattttcctttttctgaaACGGTTTTGCACTTGTGCCTCGAATCTCCGGTTTCTTGATGCAATTGATGAGAACATGAAGGATAAGAACCCTAACCCACGATCAAGAtagaaaacaacacaaaaagcTAAAATCATGTTGATAGAAAACTTGACCTAATGATTCTTAAACCAAGGAATTGAAGTTATTAGATGAAAAACTCCAAACATTTCATTATAAAGAATCAAGAATTAGAAACTATAAGGATGAACACCACAAAAGACAGTTAATTTTTGATAAGTTTTTAAGAGTTCAATGAAGAACTAAGAGTATGAATGCAAGTAAAGACAATTGGCTCGTGTTGAACGCCATAAAAATAGTTAATCCTTAATATGTTTTGAAGAGTTCAATGAAGAACCAAGTAAACAAAGACAATTGGCTTAGGCTACGCTGCatggcaaaaaaaattgaatgtaaaATTGTAAAATAGAAATGTTCAGGTTGTAGGAAACTCTTTGATAGTGTCATAAAACTCATCCTAATAGGTCAACTATAAAACCTCTCAACCAGACTCCCTATCTAGCCTggcttttaaattaaattgtgtagAAGTTGCCTTGACATGATCCAGTCAACTTGACGAGTCTAAAAGCAACCAAAATGACAAGTAAAAAGATAGCTTGActtcaaaaataattcaagatacACACACACGGTATTTTGAATCAACCTGAGTCAACCCAAGTTTACCTATCAAACTTGTGACTCGAGTCATGCACTCtactaaatttaataactttattatttatttaatcatatgataacaaaatagatgtttacaaaatcaaacactaacctaatgtgtgtgtgtgtgagtgtgtgtgtgtgtatatatatatacatacacgcACCAcaataaccccataaaaaatttaaaataaattataaaattcaattctcaatcaattcaataaaaataaaattgaaaaacaatcaatgaaaaaaactaataaacaaaaaaaaaacttaagttaacAAGTCTAATTCCCGACTCGAGTAATGAACTTCACTAAATTtaatagctttatttttttaagattatttttttatttaataataaaaataacaaaagtaaATGTCCATAAAATTGAGCACTAAACCAAAACTAGGATGTTTTTAGAAAACATGATAACCCTtacagaaaagaaataaaaaaataatgaaatttaattttcaatcaaaaaatgaaattgaaaaaaaaaactaactaaatgacaaaaaaaaaaaaaacaagttacttttctaataaatagtatttttgtgagaaagtgaaaaataaattaacttttatttcagtttttattaataattaattaatactttttataaaaataatctgtTTTTAGGTTCATTTACATAGGTATATACAAGTCCAAAGGCCAGGACCAATCTAAAAAATAGTTTGACAGTTTAATGACTATGTTTGACATGATATATGAGTAAATATCCACACAAACACTAATGTAGATCTCCATTTGAAAAAAGAGGAGCGGTGCTTTGATAATGTCATAAAACTCGTTTTAATAAGTTAATCATGAACTCTCTCAACCCAATTCTTTACTTAgctcaaatttcaaattaaattatatagaagTTATCTCGATATGATCCAAACAACTTGATGAGTCGAAAAGCTACCAAGAtgacaagtaaaaaaatagttttgatttaaaaaataattcaagatatatatatatattagatcaaCCTGGGTCAATCCAAGTTTACCTATCAAACCCGCGACCTAAGTCATGGACTCCactagatttaataactttattatttatttaatcatataataacaaaatagatGTTTGCAAACACTAACCTAATGTCATGGTATTCTTTTTATACCataataaccccataaaaaaatttaaaacaaattatgaaactcaattctcaattaacccaataaagatgaaatttaaaaaacaatcaatgaaaaaaacttcAGTTAACAACTCCAATTCCCGACCCgagttatgaattttattaaatttaataactttattttttttaaaaaatatatttttatttaataatacaataataaaaataaatattcacaaaatcgagtactaaataaatattaagatttgttttaaaaaatcatgataaccgTTAcagaaaagaaaccaaaaaattatgatattcaattttttaaatgaaattgaaaaaaaaaaaccaactaaatgacaaaaaaagaaagttactTTTCTAATAAACAGTatatgtatgctagtccaattaTGACAATctccttacccgggatcctaacatacactaaatatatgctagccgatacatggtgatccccttacccgggatcctaacatacactaaatgtatgttagtccatACATGATGATCCCATtgcccgggatcctaacatacactaaatgtatgctagtttacgcctcaattcgcacttctcatatttcctttgtcaatgataatttcatcatttgacaatttatacaacttttcaccttgaatacccatacattcagaaatgcacatttcacattggtaatataaataaatcatggaaattaactaggaagtataggtgcgattcacctacctgaaatagaagctctattCGTACTCCcttgttgctgctgttgttgttgccccacgcctgtggtccctcccgaaattcacaggtttatctcataagttcttctcactcacggatatgttttattataaacatatcaacaaccaataagtctttctttcagtcatcatttctttatacatacttttgaactatttctacttaaaatccgaactgttactgtctcgtttttgaactgctactgtctagacatttttgaactgttactgtttgaactgttactatctagacatttttgaactgttattgtctcatttggtgacccataacgggagttctataactccaaattgagcaagaccaatttcatttattagccaacattcaaaactacaatttctataaagaatctgatcctaattctttcatccttctacctgaaatctcttgaaaatcaagagacgaaactgtccagattcatcagcctttccatttacacacaacacaagaagttctttaatttagtaactcatattttttcctcaatttaagtctaagaactaaaatctatagtttaacatccaggcatcaattcaaaatcaacttgaaatgactcataaaaacaggtttagaataccttacccgatACACATCAAAGTTTtaatccctctttttttttttttttttaatggcagcTGTTccttccctcttctcttcttgttaacccctttcccaccagtgttttattttacctacaacccttaatcttggatggtttgtaaaaatgaacataaaactccctcttttctttctttacgttatctccagatctgttttttttttttttttgacaaaaggagtacttatgctctataattattcttatttgcatttaggccccatcttctttaagtgtatttgttttgcccccacttttttctagtttagtttatttcctttaaatttaatctagccttgatttttatttttttttctcgggatttacaGAAGATCTAACAAACCCTATTGCATTCTGAATCTTAACCATTGaatcttcaatatttttcaaatttgcaCATACAATAAGATTAACAATACGTGCACAACATCTAACATGCATGAAGTCATTTGACATTATATTGGTTGCCCAACCATTTATTACTCTCTTCagatattttattgttaaattatttgaacttgCATTGTCTCCTGTAACTGTTAAAATGTTATCAATTCCCTATTCCAACAAACAACTCTCAATCGCTTAACCAATTGTTTCACCTTAATGATTAGAAACTTGATAAAAGTTTAGAATTCTTTTATTCAAGTTATAACCTTCATCAATCCAATTAGCAgtcaaacatatataattaatattttggatttataTCAAAGTATCGGTTGTTAAACATAaacaaattgatattatttagGGACAAATTGATACTTTGCCATTTATAAGGTTTTCAAGTTTCTctgtaaataaaatatcatgccTCTTATTTCTTGTGGAAGGTGATAAAGGTGAGTAAAGTATATGGTTGAAATacctaaaacatgaaaaaaaaaaagttagtacTCTAAGGTATATAAATCTCTCTCCTTTAAAAAGGTTGAGGAGATTTCTCACTAGTGATTCATTTAGATTACTGTTAGAGACCGAACAATTGAACGACTTGTGGTTTATGACAACCTAGTTTTAAAGTATATATTCAATGCTGAAAAAAGTTCAAATCTTTAAGTAATCTTCACATAAACCTTAAACAACTTTagatttgtttaataaaatccCTGGAActcctaaaatttttttaaaatttatcatttttgctACATGTATGTGTTTCAAGAAACTCAATAAATCTGTCTAACGAGATCATTAGGAATCtcgaaaatattttaaatttattatttttgttgtgtgtATGTATTTTGGGAAACCCAAAAAGGGTATAATTGGTGAACTTTCATAccctaattaatatatacaaataatatatttgtaataatttataatgtatATAAAAAGACTTGTTTTTATATcctatatgttttatttaatagagGTTTATAATCATGTTAACCTCGTGGGatgaaaacacataaaaaaaatggtttttgttttgatgaaaataaaagcaaacaaaaaggtTAGGAAGCTTTCAAGAGAGCGCAGCGGAATTAGGAacctcctccaccacctcctcctccgtGAACTTGCACTGCTATCCCGTGACCAAATAGCAAGGAGCCTGTAAAAGAGTAGTTATTGGAAAAGGCAATATATTTTATAGGATGCAAAAGAGTAGTCAATGGAAAAGGCAATATATTTTATAGGATGGGaccaaagaaataaaaagaaggaaggaagggtCCCACTACTACTTTTCCCCACCCACAGCTTGGATCCTTTTTCTTACGCTGATGTATCTCTTCtcttttgcagttttttttcttaatttatagcTTATGTCACAAACAAATACACAGTTTCCTATGCAAAGCACAAGCATTGGCGCATCATAACCCACCCACCCTCTCCCTCCCTCGTCGTTTCTTTCTTGTACCACCACTTCGATAAGCTTCgctttgttttttgggttttttttattccttcttcAAGAATAAATGTATATATAAGTAGAGAGTAGTGGGCTTTAAGAGGGCTCTTATCTTTGTAGGGTTCTTCAgctttgtaaatattttcaatatttttgttgCATGAATTACAGCTCTTTGACCGATCTTCTTGTTCCTTCGGGTAATAATTCTGTTTTATTTACTCTCTTATCCGGTTGCTTTTCTGGATCGTTTCCATCGTTAATTCTGTTTGTTTGTTGAGAAGGTAAGAAATGGATTTCTTGTTTGTGAGCTTGTTTATTACCAAGTCCTTTCCATTTTTATCATCAGGTTATTTGATTCTGTGCTTTGATGTTTGCTATTTTTGGATGCTGGCTGattgttaaattttttgtgTGTATTTTTGGGTTGAATTCCGTTATTGGATTTAATTCCtgttttcatgcaaaacatCAAGTGTAATcagttgattttcttttttgaagtaGTAAACAGTTCTGACACGAAAAGGTATGCTTTGTTGCTTTACTGGATTTGGTTCTGTTTTtcacacagttttttttttttttctttgaaaggaAAGGTCAGGGCTCGGAAAAGTAGTTAATTTTCATCGAAGAtttctgttttctttatttttttaatttgcattgcTTCATGTAGTGTTCATAATTAAGGCCTTCGATTTCCCTTGATAGATCATGTTCTTTCTGTTTGTTTAATGGAGTTACACatttgcagttgtctttttcCGCCCCCTCTTTTGGTTCTTTGTGAAGCTTAATTTGTTCTAGAACtggccttttctttcttcttgtttttcactTTCATATTGTGTAGAAATTATTATCTAACATAAATGAAGCTTGCCCATCTAGTCTTGATTGTAGAGTGACAATCCAGTTATCTCATTGAATACATACCTCTCATCTGATTTCCTGTAATTCATCTTTGTTAGcataaataataacatttttttaatattaggtaaTGCTTGAAGGTTGTTTTAAAATCTGAAAACTGTAAAATCCGTTTGTGGAACTGTGGTGTACTAAAGAAGGTAGCTTCTGTTAGCTGCAAATTAGTGCGGTTAGAGGTTTCAGTATTGGCGAAGTTTGGTTTGAGTCAATAGTGAGTTGAATCATGGGttatatttgtgatttttg
It encodes the following:
- the LOC118044120 gene encoding pentatricopeptide repeat-containing protein At3g26630, chloroplastic gives rise to the protein MVACLSSPLPDALIISSRRRSTFLNSHYHTSSRCWPKFGSAEALLLLQNCTSFNHLKLVHGKIIRNALSANQLLVRKLIHLCSSYGRLDYAALLFHQVQEPHTFTWNFMIRTYTIHGYSLKALLLYNLMIRRGFPPDKFTFPFVVKACLASGSIRKGKEVHGLAIKTGFSKDMFLYNTLMDLYFSCGYEGYGRKVFDKMRVRNVVSWTTFIAGLVACGDLDAARRAFDQMPTRNVVSWTAIINAYVRNQRPHEAFELFWRMLLANVKPNEFTLVNLLKACSELGSLKLGRWIHDYALKNGFDLGVFLGTALIDMYSKCGSLDDARQVFREMQIKSLATWNAMITSLGVHGYGEEALSLFTKMEEAKVRPDAITFVGVICACLQTDKVREGDMYFKYMREHYGITPVVEHYTCMIELYSRANLLNALDELVKGMPRELSDDVAAAWIKSRLIDDIDDTENSLEHEGEELQYWETRTEHLSQYQLQGFKWDVG